In Spodoptera frugiperda isolate SF20-4 chromosome 12, AGI-APGP_CSIRO_Sfru_2.0, whole genome shotgun sequence, a single window of DNA contains:
- the LOC118262640 gene encoding uncharacterized protein LOC118262640, whose translation MERRTVLLSVLLLIGIAGLSAAIAIGVIRSRPEPSETSDSDEKEYDSELCHPLLIAHRGASGYVPEHTLGAYALAASMGSDYLEPDVVMTKDGHIIARHDNELGLTTNVAEHPEFASRYRTQMVDGRQVSGWFTEDFTLAEIKTLRAIERIPEIRPGNTRMDGAFDVPTMQEIIDLTKGLEVSLNRRIGIYPEIKHGTHFQRLGLAMERPLVDLLHKNGYTRPESLIYIQSFEVSNLKELKNMTDLRLIQLFAGNSALPPFDQYVQGTGLTYAQMATPEGLREIATYAYAVGPDKGYIIPRNADQTLGTPTSFVQDAHAAGLKVHPYTFRSENVYLPAEYRSADPSPAALGDAAGEYRAFLAAGIDGLFTDHPDDFANVRGSCD comes from the coding sequence ATGGAGAGACGTACGGTCTTATTGTCGGTGTTGTTGCTCATCGGCATCGCTGGTTTAAGTGCTGCTATTGCTATTGGCGTCATCCGAAGCAGACCTGAACCATCCGAGACAAGTGATAGTGATGAAAAGGAGTACGACAGTGAGCTCTGCCATCCCCTGCTGATAGCACACCGCGGCGCCAGCGGCTACGTCCCGGAGCACACCCTAGGAGCCTACGCACTCGCAGCCTCCATGGGCTCCGACTACCTCGAACCAGACGTCGTGATGACTAAGGATGGCCACATCATCGCGCGACATGACAACGAGCTCGGCTTAACCACCAATGTGGCTGAACACCCCGAGTTCGCTAGTCGCTACAGAACACAAATGGTGGACGGCAGACAAGTCAGTGGATGGTTCACTGAAGACTTCACGCTCGCAGAAATCAAAACTCTCCGTGCGATTGAACGCATACCCGAGATAAGACCTGGTAATACTCGAATGGACGGAGCCTTTGACGTTCCCACAATGCAAGAAATCATTGACTTGACCAAAGGTCTAGAAGTTAGTTTAAATCGACGTATCGGTATATATCCTGAAATAAAACACGGCACTCATTTCCAACGCCTAGGGCTAGCGATGGAACGACCTTTGGTAGATCTGCTGCACAAGAATGGTTACACCCGACCTGAATCACTTATTTACATTCAATCTTTCGAAGTGAGCAATTTGAAGGAACTGAAAAATATGACAGACCTGCGATTGATTCAACTTTTTGCAGGTAACTCTGCTCTGCCTCCGTTTGATCAATACGTGCAAGGGACAGGTCTCACGTACGCTCAGATGGCTACTCCTGAAGGGTTGCGGGAGATTGCTACTTACGCTTATGCGGTAGGACCTGACAAGGGGTATATTATTCCCCGCAATGCCGATCAGACACTGGGTACGCCAACAAGTTTCGTGCAAGATGCTCATGCAGCTGGTCTCAAAGTGCACCCGTACACGTTCCGTTCAGAAAACGTATACCTACCAGCTGAGTACCGGAGTGCGGATCCATCCCCGGCCGCTCTCGGAGACGCAGCTGGCGAGTATCGAGCTTTCCTTGCTGCAGGAATAGATGGTTTGTTCACAGATCATCCTGATGATTTTGCAAACGTTCGAGGTAGTTGTGATTGA